One Lampris incognitus isolate fLamInc1 chromosome 18, fLamInc1.hap2, whole genome shotgun sequence genomic region harbors:
- the arpp21 gene encoding cAMP-regulated phosphoprotein 21, with translation MAEVAPGSMDDIPEPPAPMPCDAGCPPSPPCPSPCTNQAGEGGHHDNGKLEQQKPCDQMKPKRRMKPKGKLVRSMAVCEEPFPLLSGDSTQDSQASAAPAVILPCCHGDERTSCKEEEQEKSKDPKKQLPSKDLSGGYTDSTGIDLHQFIVDTLNSNPRDRMMLLKLEQDMIDFIISNSPFKKFPHMSSYHRMLVHRVAAYFGMEHNVDQTGKAVIINRTSSTRIPGQSFINEVHEEKTEEIQQWKAILKRDSSSDDQHRPHPLRERKSKSVEEREEEYQRARDRIFNQESLCSQDNARAEARTVEEYNPYAETQKRRQLFRGSRDGSGSSWTSSRQSSTETDCRYSNDPRPWSSTDSDSSYQWTSPAPIPHQAANQKWETRGAGSISLYRVSSTGPGPSSPPIVEEAAPPTSSAYVVENGIPPGSILVNPQNGQPFLNPDGTPAVYNPPDSQQPIRSQTHLPAPPLQQQHQYSSVSYAPPQMLPVTPPQPFSTVCVDELSSQFGHVTMSCQSSGDAPPLYPPNQGYVYAAPPPPNPPSYCQTSPQMPVYYYSNQYPTSVSQPCKPLSPSQHIHNQAAAQPTAGYPPAPGPQSSQSQGQAMLGTYMPMASHQCGMVQGGALSSYTQSNVVTAVGGEAGYCCMVPPPCAPAPGPPPPGHHATCHPPSCVGLGAQAWSSPY, from the exons ATGGCTGAAGTGGCTCCAGGAAGCATGGATGACATCCCGGAGCCCCCTGCTCCGATGCCATGTGACGccggctgccccccctccccgccgTGTCCGTCCCCCTGCACCAATCaggcgggggaggggggtcacCATGACAACGgaaagctggagcagcag AAACCATGTGACCAGATGAAACCAAAAAGGAGAATGAAG CCCAAAGGGAAGTTGGTGCGGAGTATGGCAGTGTGTGAAGAACCCTTCCCACTCTTAAGTGGTGACAGTACCCAAGACAGTCAG GCTTCTGCAGCACCAGCAGTCATCTTGCCCTGCTGCCATGGTGACGAGAGGACTTCCTGTAAGGAGGAGGAGCAAGAAAAGAGCAAAGACCCAAAAAAACAGTTACCatccaaag ACTTGAGTGGGGGGTACACAGACTCCACTGGTATAGACCTGCACCAGTTCATCGTGGACACGCTCAACAGTAATCCCAGAGACCGGATGATGCTGCTTAAACTTGAGCAGGACATGATTGACTTCATCATCAGcaacag TCCTTTTAAAAAGTTCCCCCACATGTCATCCTACCATCGTATGCTGGTCCATCGGGTGGCGGCCTACTTTGGAATGGAGCACAATGTAGACCAGACTGGCAAGGCCGTTATCATCAACAGGACCAGCAGCACCCGCAT ACCAGGGCAGAGTTTTATCAATGAGGTGCATGAGGAAAAGACAGAGGAGATCCAGCAGTggaaagcaattctgaagagagACAGTAGCTCAGATGaccag CACCGGCCGCACCCCCTacgggagagaaagagcaagtcggtggaggagagagaggaagagtacCAAAGAGCACGAGACCGCATCTTCAACCAGGAG TCGCTGTGCAGCCAGGATAATGCCCGCGCAGAAGCCAG AACTGTGGAAGAGTACAATCCCTATGCCGAGACCCAGAAGAGAAGGCAGCTTTTCAG GGGGAGCCGTGATGGTTCCGGCTCCAGCTGGACCAGTAGCAGACAAAGTAGCACTGAGACAGACTGTCGCTATAGCAACGACCCCCGGCCCTGGAGTAGCACTGACTCTGACTCTTCCTACCAGTGGACGAGTCCTGCCCCCATACCCCATCAGGCTGCTAACCAGAAGTGGGAAACACggggtgcag GCTCCATCTCTCTTTACAGAGTGTCTTCCACCGGCCCcggcccctcctctcctcccataGTAGAGGAGGCGGCCCCACCCACCAGCTCTGCCTATGTTGTGGAGAACGGCATCCCGCCAGGAAGCATATTAGTGAACCCACAAAATG GACAGCCCTTCCTGAATCCCGATGGAACGCCCGCTGTCTACAACCCCCCTGACAGTCAGCAGCCGATCCGGAGCCAGACTCACCTGCCGGCCCCTCCCCTTCAGCAGCAGCACCAG TATTCGTCCGTCTCTTATGCGCCTCCACAGATGCTGCCAGTCACTCCTCCTCAGCCCTTTTCTACGGTATGT GTCGATGAGCTGTCCTCACAGTTTGGCCATGTGACCATGAGCTGTCAATCATCGGGGGATGCCCCGCCCCTCTACCCTCCCAATCAGGGCTATGTCTATGCAGCTCCTCCCCCACCCAACCCCCCCAGCTACTGCCAGACCTCACCGCAG ATGCCTGTGTATTACTACTCCAACCAGTACCCTACCTCAGTTTCACAGCCATGCAAGCCTCTCTCGCCTAGCCAGCACATCCACAACCAAGCAGCAGCACAACCCACCG CAGGTTACCCCCCGGCCCCGGGGCCACAGTCCTCCCAGAGCCAAGGCCAAGCCATGCTGGGGACCTACATGCCAATGGCCTCTCATCAGTGTGGCATGGTACAG gGAGGCGCGTTGTCCTCCTACACCCAGAGTAACGTAGTGACGGCGGTGGGAGGTGAAGCGGGGTACTGCTGCATGGTGCCCCCACCCTGTGCTCCAGCCCCCGGGCCCCCGCCcccgggccaccatgccacctgtcaTCCTCCCAGCTGTGTCGGCCTGGGTGCCCAGGCCTGGAGCTCGCCGTACTGA
- the dclk3 gene encoding serine/threonine-protein kinase DCLK3 — MSKPVGTVLHPWPAHPHPAGTDPRAHFAPCPPIPLFHTRHAEQSAERPRLITIVRPCGQAALRKVTVLLNRRGVVSFEQLLLDVSEALGFPHWHRARVTRLYTPHAREVRGVCDFFRGEVAFLALGKARPVLQSIQEALEELFPEPSHYRADALRAWEKRLQPALDKATKGDSGYCEGADSSGTHTHHETRPDASTHPKMPHNTDRLTQPPHCTDAHRRENNVKTKHFYRKHTCRQSSQLIPPHPPNHLQRLRVRDEARERLPAVTGPFKQEARLIKIDTLSPTLCDNCLGGGAKPHSSEQANQIAGRALLPPVSRKQKESSPKEQEEGHLDDRTGPKQGGTQQRLTFDLPSEGGDITLSDIERCYNIGRVVGDGNFAVVHECRRRDNGQTVAMKIVEHSKLTGREHMMQNELSLLGSLSHPRVIRLFAHHHTHTHSYLVMEMATGGDLFEAIAEKGKFPEAEAGLMVSDVSEALSFIHSKSIVHRDLKPENLLIEHSADGNSRLKLGDFGLAMVVTEPIFTICGTPTYVAPEILSEKGYGLTVDVWALGVILYILLCGFPPFRSQNWDQEELFQLIKQGEFHFLSPYWDTISEEARSLVRALLQVDPTVRLTAAQTLRHPWVRAMSSACSQGTLTDKAQENVAGTGRDQERPAQTQATETIRVKRPSHANSQRIHKAHIHTAEIRKQHEGHTQMNTGATSQETPKQVNTTQGQSKQQAQVLTAHARFKPP; from the exons ATGTCGAAGCCTGTGGGGACTGTTCTCCACCCGTGGCCCGCTCACCCCCACCCTGCAGGGACGGACCCCAGGGCCCACTTTGCACCTTGTCCTCCCATCCCACTCTTCCACACCCGTCATGCGGAGCAGAGCGCCGAGCGTCCGCGTCTCATCACCATCGTCCGTCCCTGCGGCCAAGCTGCCCTGCGGAAG GTAACGGTGCTGTTGAATCGTAGAGGCGTTGTTTCGTTTGAGCAGCTACTGCTGGATGTCTCGGAAGCCTTGGGGTTTCCTCACTGGCACAGAGCCAGAGTCACGCGGCTCTACACACCCCACGCAAGAGAG GTGAGAGGCGTGTGCGACTTCTTCCGGGGTGAGGTGGCCTTCCTGGCGCTTGGGAAAGCTCGTCCAGTGTTGCAGAGCATCCAGGAGGCCCTGGAGGAGCTTTTCCCAGAACCTTCTCACTACCGCGCTGATGCGCTGCGGGCTTGGGAGAAGAGACTCCAGCCGGCGCTAGATAAAGCCACCAAGGGTGACAGTGGATACTGTGAGGGAGCGGACAGCagcgggacacacacacaccacgagacACGCCCGGATGCAAgtacacacccaaagatgcctcaCAATACAGACAGACTCACACAGCCACCTCACTGTACAGACGCACACAGGCGGGAAAATAATGTAAAAACGAAGCATTTTTATAGGAAGCACACGTGCAGACAATCCTCCCAACTCATCCCACCTCACCCTCCCAACCACCTCCAAAGACTCCGGGTTAGAGACGAGGCTAGAGAGAGACTGCCGGCTGTCACCGGCCCATTTAAACAAGAGGCGCGGCTAATCAAGATAGACACCCTTTCTCCTACATTGTGTGACAACTGTCTTGGGGGAGGAGCTAAACCTCACAGTTCAGAGCAAGCCAATCAAATAGCAGGAAGGGCTTTACTTCCTCCTGTTTCGAGGAAGCAAAAGGAAAGTTCCCCTAAGGAACAGGAAGAGGGACATCTAGATGATC GGACAGGGCCAAAACAGGGGGGAACGCAACAGAGGTTGACCTTTGACCTACCATCAGAGGGCGGCGATATCACTCTATCGGACATTGAGCGCTGCTATAACATAGGGCGTGTTGTCGGCGATGGGAATTTTGCAGTGGTGCACGAGTGCCGTCGTCGTGACAACGGACAAACCGTGGCCATGAAGATCGTCGAACACTCCAAGCTGACTGGCCGAGAGCACATGATGCAGAATGAGCTGAGTCTTCTGGGCAGTCTGTCCCATCCTCGCGTGATCCGACTGTTcgcacatcaccacacacacactcactcctaCCTGGTGATGGAGATGGCGACTGGGGGGGATCTGTTTGAGGCTATCGCTGAGAAGGGGAAGTTCCCAGAGGCGGAGGCGGGGCTAATGGTGTCGGATGTGAGCGAAGCACTGAGCTTCATCCACAGCAAGAGCATTGTCCACAGGGACCTCAAACCAGAAAACCTACTG attGAGCACAGCGCTGATGGCAACAGTCGGCTGAAGCTCGGGGACTTCGGTCTAGCCATGGTCGTCACAGAGCCCATCTTCACCATTTGCGGTACACCTACCTATGTAGCCCCAGAGATCCTTTCTGAGaaag GCTATGGTCTGACAGTGGATGTGTGGGCTCTGGGTGTGATTCTCTACATCCTGCTGTGTGGCTTCCCCCCGTTCCGCAGTCAGAATTGGGACCAGGAGGAGTTGTTCCAGTTAATTAAACAGGGAGAATTCCACTTCCTGTCCCCTTACTGGGACACCATCTCAGAGG aggCCAGAAGCTTGGTCAGAGCTCTGCTTCAGGTAGATCCCACTGTGAGGCTCACTGCCGCACAGACCCTGCGACATCCCTGGGTTCGGGCTATGTCCTCAGCCTGCAGCCAGGGGACGCTGACAGACAAAGCACAAGAGAACGTTGCTGGGACCGGGAGAGACCAggagagaccagctcagaccCAAGCAACAGAAACCATCAGAGTCAAGAGGCCATCACACGCCAACAGCCAGAGGATACACAAAGCACATATTCACACAGCAGAAATCAGAAAGCAACATGAAGGACACACGCAAATGAACACAGGTGCCACCAGTCAGGAGACACCAAAgcaggtcaacacaacacagggccagtcTAAGCAG CAAGCACAGGTGCTCACCGCGCATGCGCGGTTTAAACCTCCTTAA
- the zftraf1 gene encoding zinc finger TRAF-type-containing protein 1, with amino-acid sequence MSSLEEREVGVAAAPGSSSAGLGVGAVGAALEAVAGAAAMQEEVGIRREGPESDPDEPPKKRVKMPEGEAGKLEERLYSVLCCTVCLDLPKASVYQCTNGHLMCAGCFIHLLADSRLKEEQATCPNCRCEISKNLCCRNLAVEKAVSELPTDCTFCLKQFPRSSLERHQKEECQDRVTQCKYKRIGCPWQGPFHELPAHESECSHPTKTGTELMGILGEMDQNHRRDMQLYNSIFSLLCYEKIGFTEVQFRPYRTDDFITRLYYETPRFTVLNQTWVLKARVNDSERNPNLSCKRTLSFQLILKSKVNSALECSFLLLKGPYDDVRIKPVIHHHSFSNDTNETDYVPLPISDSVECNKLLAAKNINLRLFIFQIQK; translated from the exons ATGTCTTCACtggaagagagagaggtgggCGTTGCGGCCGCCCCTGGCTCCTCCTCGGCCGGCCTTGGGGTCGGGGCCGTAGGGGCTGCGCTGGAGGCTGTCGCAGGGGCTGCAGCAATGCAGGAAGAGGTCGGGATTCGACGGGAAGGGCCCGAGTCCGATCCCGACGAACCACCCAAGAAGAGGGTGAAAATGCCCGAGGGAGAGGCAGGGAAGCTGGAGGAGAGACTGTACTCTGTGCTGTGCTGCACCGTGTGCCTAGACTTGCCCAAGGCGTCTGTATACCAG TGTACCAATGGGCACCTGATGTGTGCGGGATGTTTTATTCACCTCCTGGCTGACTCTCGTCTCAAGGAGGAACAGGCCACATGTCCCAACTGCAG atgTGAGATCAGTAAGAATCTGTGCTGCAGGAATCTGGCAGTGGAGAAAGCTGTCAGTGAGCTGCCGACAGACTGCACCTTCTGTCTAAAACAGTTCCCTCGCTCCAGTCTTGAGAGACACCAGAAAGAGGAGTGCCAAGACAG GGTGACACAGTGCAAGTACAAGCGCATCGGCTGCCCTTGGCAGGGGCCGTTCCATGAGCTACCGGCCCATGAGAGCGAGTGCTCCCACCCGACTAAAACTGGTACAGAGCTGATGGGAATACTGGGTGAGATGGATCAAAACCACCGCAGGGACATGCAACTCTACAACAGCATCTTCAGCCTGCTCTGCTATGAGAAGATTGGCTTCAcag AGGTGCAGTTCAGACCGTACCGTACTGATGATTTCATCACCCGTCTGTACTATGAGACACCGCGCTTCACTGTGCTCAACCAGACTTGGGTTCTGAAGGCCCGCGTCAATGACTCGGAGCGCAACCCCAACCTGTCCTGCAAACGCACCCTCTCCTTCCAGCTCATCCTCAAGAGCAAG GTGAACTCTGCTCTGGAGTGCTCCTTCCTACTGCTGAAGGGTCCATATGACGATGTGCGGATCAAGCCGGTCATCCACCACCACTCCTTCAGCAATGACACCAATGAGACCGACTACGTCCCGCTACCCATCTCTGACTCGGTGGAGTGCAACAAGCTGCTGGCCGCCAAAAACATCAACCTGCGCCTCTTCATCTTCCAGATCCAAAAATaa